The genomic segment CGTCGGTGTCGGCCGCCCCGTCGGTGCCCCCGGTGGGCTGCTCGGCCGCACCCGCCAGGGGGGACCGGCCGGGGTTGGTGCCCGTCGACGCGGCGTCCGCGTTGTAGATGTCGGGTTCCAGGTAGATGACGCGGGCGATCGGCACGGCGGCACGGATGCGGGTCTCGGCGGCGTTGATCGCGTTGGCGACCTCGGTCGCGGTGTCGTCGTGCTGGACGGCGATCTTTGCTGCGACCAGCAGTTCCTCGGGGCCGAGGTGGAGCGTGCGCATGTGGATGATGCCGGTCACGGTGTCGCCGTCGACGACGGCGGCCTTGATCCGCTCGATCTGTTCGGCCCCTGCCGACTCTCCCAGGAGGAGTGACTTCGTCTCGGCGGCGAGCACGAGCGCGATGACGATGAGCAGGATGCCGATGCAGAGGGTGCCGATGCCGTCCCAGACGCCGTCGTCGGTGGCGAGCGAGATCCCGACGCCGCCGAGGGCGAGGACCAGACCGATGAGCGCCCCGAAGTCCTCCAGCAGTACGACGGGGAGCTCGGGGGCCTTGGCACGACGGATGAAGTCCGTCCAGCTCAGCGTGCCGCGGGTCTGGTTGGACTCGGTGATCGCCGTACGGAAGGAGAATCCCTCGGCGATGATCGCGAAGACCAGCACGCCCACCGGCCAGTACCAGGCCTCGATGGGGTGCGGATGCTTGATCTTCTCGTAGCCCTCGTAGACGGCGAACATGCCACCGACCGAGAACAGGACGATGGAGACGAGGAAGGCGTAGATGTACCTCTCGCGCCCGTAGCCGAAGGGGTGCTCGGGGGTGGCCTGGCGTTGCGCCTTCTTCCCTCCGAGCAGCAGGAGTCCCTGGTTGCCCGAGTCGGCCAGCGAGTGGACGCTCTCCGCGAGCATCGACGAGGAGCCACTGAAGAGGAACGCCACGAATTTGGCCACCGCGATGGCGAGATTGGCGGAGAGTGCCGCCACGATCGCCTTGGTTCCGCCTGACGCGCTCATGGGTGCCTGGTGTCCCTTCCTCGGTACTGCAAACGCGGATCGGTGCCGCGCACGCGGATCGGTACCGCACACGCGGGTCGCCGCGGTACGGCCGCACATTGTTGCAGTACCGGGGACGGACAGTGCGTCAGGCCACCACGGTGGCCCGGAAGAGTGTGCCGTTACCTGACGCTTCGACCGTTTCGCCCGCGGGGACGAAGACGGAGCCGCCCGGCACGAGGTCCAGCTCACCGGTCCGGAGCGAGCCGGCGGTGCAGAGCAGGATCTGCGGGGTGGTGGCCGTCAGGTCGGCAGGGGCCGCGCCGGGCGAGAGGTCGAAGCGGGACAGCCGGAACTCGTCGACGGGGGTCTCGTACGGCTCCTCGCCGGAGGGGGCCGCCTCGGGGCGCAGCACGCCGGGCTCGGTGGCCTCGAAGCGCACGATGCGCAGGAGTTCGGGAACGTCGATGTGCTTGGGGGTGAGCCCGCAGCGCAGGACGTTGTCCGAGTTGGCCATGATCTCGACGCCGAGACCGTCGAGGTAGGCGTGCGGGACGCCCGCGCCGAGGTAGAGCGCCTCGCCGGGCTGGAGCCGCACGTGGTTGAGGAGCATCGCGGCGATGACCCCGGCGTCGCCCGGGTAGTGGCGGGCGATCTCGGCGTACGGGGCGTGGGCGCCGCCCAAGGCTTCGGCAGCGTCGGCGGCCTCGCCGACGGTCGCGGCCATCTCCTCCGGGTCGGCGGTGAGGATCGCGGTGAGCACCTCGCGGAGGGCGGCCTCCTCCGGGTGGGCGCGCAGCAGGTCCGCGTACGGCTTGAGGGAGTCGACGCCGAGCGCCTCCAGCAGGGTGGCTGCCTCGTCGGGGCGGCGGAAACCGCAGAGTCCTTCGAAGGGGGTGAGAGCGCAGATCAGTTCGGGCTTGTGGTTGGCGTCCCGGTACGTGCGGTGGGGGGCGTCGAGCGGGATGCCGCGGGCCTCCTCGTCGGCGAAGCCGAGCCGGGCCTGCTCCAGGTCGGGGTGGACCTGGAGGGAGAGCGGGGCTCCGGCGGCGAGCAGCTTGAGGAGGAACGGGAGGCGGGGGCCGAACTTCTCGACGGCCGCAGCACCGAGCTCGCGGGCCGGGTCGGCGGCGATGACCTGGTCGAGCGGGAGTTCGGCGCCGTCGCGGGTGAGCAGGGACGGCGCTCCGGGGTGGGCTCCCATCCACATCTCGGCCTGCGGCTCCCCCGTGGGCGGGGTGCCGAGCAGCTCGGGGATGGCCGTGGTGGAGCCCCAGGCGTAGGGGCGCACGGTGTTGGAGAGCCGGTCCATGGAGTTGTCCTCGGGCTTTCGTGAAGGTGTGCAGGCGTGGCAGGTACGGCTGGCGTGACAGGTACGGCAGGCGTGGCACAGGCGTGGCAGGTACGGCGGCTGTGGCGGGTGGGGCAGGTGTGGCGGACAGCACCGGCGCGGGGACAGTGCCCCCGGCGTCCAGGCTTCCCGGCGTCCGGGCTTCCCCGCGTCCGGGCTTCCCGGCGTCCGGGCTTCCGTCGCCCCCGGGGGGGGTGGTGCCGGTCGGTCAGGCAGGTCAGGTGGGGTTGTCCGCGGTCGGCGGCTCGGTGGCCAGCGAGAGGTAGACGGCGGCGAAGTCGGTGACCGCGAGGAGTTCGGCGAGCGCTTCGAGTTCGCTGCCCTCGTCGGGTTCGAGTTCGCTGATGGCCGTGTCGTGGCCGAGGGCGAGTTCGCGTGCGGCCGGGGCGGCGGTCAGGCCGCCGGTGGGCCGGTCGCGGAGGAGGACGACCCGGGCGCGCAGCGCTTCCTGCTCGTCGACGCGGTCGCGGAAGAAGTCCTCGGGGTCGGCTCCGGCGGCGAAGTCCCCTGCGAGCAGGGCGCCGTGCGAGGGCAGGGCTTCGGGGAGGGGTGCGGTGAGCGCGGGGCGGCCGGCGAGTTCGGCGAGGACGGCGGCGAACCGGCGGCCGACCGGGCCCGCCGCCTCTCCCTCGGTCCACACCAGCGGCAGGGTGTCGGCGAGCTCGGCGGCGAGGGTCTTGGCCGGGTTGCTGTACGTGGCGATGGCGGGCCCACAGCGTTCGGCGGTGCGGTCCAGCCGGTCCGCGACCTTGCGCAGGTCCTCCTCGGACGCCGCGAGCAGGCCGACCCGGTCGAGCAGGGCGAGGAGCGGCGTCAGCAGGGCCCAGAGGGTGCCGGGGCCCGCCGCCGAGGTCTCGGCGTCGTACTCGCCGTGCGGGGCGGCGGCCATGGGCACGAGGAGCCCGTGGGCCCTCTCGACGGCTTCGCGCAGGGGCGAGCGGGTGGGGGCGACGGCGACGACCGAGCAGCCGCGCCGGTACGCCTGTTCGGCGAGGAGCGAGAGGCCGGGTTCGGCGCCGTCGGCGGTGGCGATGAGGAGCAGGTCGACCGGCCCGGCCCAGCCGGGCAGGGTCCAGCGCAGTGCGCCGCCGGCCGGCGCGACGCCGGTGGGCCGGATGCGGGTGACCGGTGCGGCCGCTCCCGCGAGGGCGCCGATGATGTCGGCGACTCCGGTGGCGGCGGTGCCGGGACCGGCGACGAGGACGGAGCGCGGCCTGCCCTCGGGGGTCAGCGCTCCGATGCCGGCCTCGGCCGTGTGCAGGGCGGCGGTACGGACGCGGGCGCCGGCCTCGGCGGCCCCGCGCAGGAGCCCTCGCCGGTCGGCCCTGGCCAGGGCGTCCGGGGCGTCGAGCAACGTCTCGTCGAGCATGGCGGTGGGCCTCCGATCACCGTACGGATCAGTGTGCGGGTGCCGGGCGCGGTCGCGGACGGTCGCCGCCGGAGATTCCGGGGGCGTCGGCGACACGTGCCTGGCGTCCCGTCACGCGGGGCGGCGGGCCTCGTCGACGAGGAGCACCGGGATGCCGTCGCGGACCGGGTAGGCGAGGCCGCAGTCGGCGCCGGTGCAGACCAGCTCCGGGCTGTCGTCCGCCGTGCGGTCGTCGAGCGGGGAGTGACACGCCGGGCAGGCGAGGATCTCCAGAAGGCCGGCTTCGAGCGCCATGGGGCGGGTCCCTTCGAACATGCGGTTGAGCTTCGCGCGGTTGGGGCGAGGCCAGCCTACCGCCGGGGTGCGGGGGTCGCGGTCCGGCAGGACCGCGTCCCCCCGCTGCGCGACGGCCGGGCGGGAAGGCACCGGGGGCCGCGCGACGACCGGGTGGACTCACCGGCGCCGCTCGCAGCATCACCCGGCAGCGGTACGCGGACGTGGCCGGGTGGCGAACGGGCGGCGGCCCGGAGACGAATGGACCGGGCCCCGCGCCAGCCGGGCCGGGCGACGGCCGGGCCACACGCCAATCCCGCCCCGCCCCGCGACCGCCGGGCCGGGCGCGGCCGTGCCCCACAGCCGAGCAACGGCCGGGCGGCCGCTCCCCCGCGCGTGCTATCCCCGGATGAGGGCCAGGGCCTCGTCCCGTACCGCTGTCATCGTGGCCTCGTCGCGGGCTTCGACGTTGAGGCGCAGCAGCGGTTCGGTGTTGGAGGCGCGGACGTTGAACCACCAGTCGGCGGTGGCGACGGTGAGGCCGTCCAGCTCGTCGAAGGTCACGTCCTCGCGGTCGCCGTACGCGGCGCGGATCGCCGTGAGGCGGGCCGCCTGGTCGGCGACGGTGGAGTTGATCTCGCCGGAGCCGGTGTAGCGGTCGTAGGTGGCGAGCAGCGCGGAGAGCGGGCCGTCCTGTCCGCCGAGGGCGGCGAGGACGTGGAGGGCGGCGAGCATGCCCGTATCGGCGTTCCAGAAGTCCCGGAAGTAGTAGTGGGCCGAATGTTCGCCGCCGAAGATCGCGCCGTGCTCGGCCATCTCGGCCTTGATGAAGGAGTGGCCGACGCGGGTGCGGACGGGGGTGCCGCCGTTCTCGCGGATGACCTCGGGGACGGACCAGGAGGTGATCAGGTTGTGGATGACGGTGCCCTTGCCGCCGTTGCGGGCGAGTTCCCGCTCGGCGACGAGCGCGGTGATGGCGGACGGCGAGACGCCCGCGCCGCGCTCGTCCACGACGAAGCAGCGGTCGGCGTCCCCGTCGAAGGCGAGCCCGAGGTCGGCGCTCTCGGCGAGGACCCGGGCCTGGAGGTCGACGATGTTGGCCGGGTCGAGGGGGTTCGCCTCGTGGTTCGGGAAGGTGCCGTCGAGCTCGAAGTAGATCGGTACGACGTCGAGCGGCAGCCCCGCGAGCACGGTGGGCACGGTGTGGCCGCCCATGCCGTTGCCCGCGTCCACCACGACCTTGAGCGGCCGGATCGCCGTCAGGTCCACGAGGCCGAGCAGGTGGGCGGCGTAGTCGGTGAGGGTGTCGCGTTCGGTGAGTGTGCCCCTGACGGCGGCCGGGGCGGGCGCCCCGTGCTCGGACCACTGCTCCACGAGCGCGCGGATCTCGGCGAGCCCGGTGTCCTGGCCGACCGGCGCGGCTCCGGCCCGGCACATCTTGATGCCGTTGTACTGGGCCGGGTTGTGCGAGGCGGTGAACATGGCGCCGGGCAGACCGAACGCGCCCGAGGCGTAGTACAGCTGGTCGGTCGAGCAGAGGCCGATCAGGGTGACGTCGGCGCCGCGCGCCTGGGCGCCGCGGGCGAAGGCGCCGGCGAGGCCGGGCGAGGACGGGCGCATGTCGTGGCCGATGACGATCGCGTCCGCGTCGGTGACCTGGACGAACGCCGCGCCGAAGAGTTCTGCGAGCGGCTCGTCCCACTGGTCGGGTACGACGCCGCGTACGTCGTACGCCTTCACGAGCTGCGACAGATCAGCAACCACGGCCGGTCCTCCTGGGGTCTGCGGGTTGTCCCGTGATCCGTGGTGGATCGGTGTGCGGCGTCGGATGCGGTGCGTCGCACGGCGGAGGAGCGTCCACACATGTCCGCGTACTGGACATGTGTGGACGCTCCGACAACGCGGCGAGGTGCCGTGGCTGACGTCGCGCACCCACCAGGGATTTCGGGACAACCCTTGGGCTGAGCGCCCAAACTACCCGGCCGTCGATACGCCGATACGGGCCGCCCACCTGCGGTGCGGGGTGGCGGGCGGGGCCGTCAGGAGTCGGGGGAACGCAGGACCCGCAGGTGGCCCCGGCGCGCGACCTCGACGGGGTCGGCGGTGCGCGGCCCCCGGGCGGCGCCGTCCTGGGACCGGTCGTGCGGGCGGGCGGCCTCGCGGACCGCGTTGGCGAGCGCTTCGAGGTCGTCGGCGCTGTGGCGGGTGGGTGCGGAGGAGTCGGTGAGCCGGACCACCTCCCAGCCCCGGGGCGCGGTGAGGCGCTCACTGTGTTCGGCGCACAGGTCGTAACAATGGGGCTCGGCGTAGGTGGCGAGCGGGCCGAGGACCGCGGTCGAGTCGGCATAGACGTACGTCAGTGTCGCGACGGCGGGACGGCCGCACGCGGTGCGCGAACAGCGACGTACAGGGCTCACGATGTTGGACGGTACCGCACTCTTGAGCGGGCTGCGACGACTGTCCCCCGGGGCGGGCCACCGTGTCGTTGATCATCCCCGGTGGAAGCGGGCCTCCCGGGGGCCGTCCCGGTGCTCGGTCGACGGGAGAGCGGCTGGTCACAGTGGTTCCGCTTGTGTGGGTTCGTGGGCACCCCGTGGCGACGGGAAGGGCAGGGCGTGACGATTCGGTGATCACGAGCGGGGCCGAAAAGTGGCTCAACTTGGCCGGAAAATTGAGGTTGAGATGTGTCTCGGGGGATGCGAGGGCGGTGCGGCACGACCCCGTGCCCGGGCGGCGGACCACCTCCGTCGCGAGGGTTACGCTGCGTCGGTGATGGACAGTTCCGTACCTTCGCCCTCGCCCGATCCCCGGCCCCGGCGCCGCGACCGCCACGGCCGCGGCATGCGTGGGCCGGTGGCGCCGCCGCAGGTGCCGCTGTCGATGAGCCGCGCGGAGAGGTTCAGCGATCTCGTGCAGGACTCGGTGGAGCGCCTGGAACGGCGGTGGCCGCAGCTGGCCGAAGTGGACTTCGTGGTGGAAGAGGTGCCGCTGACGGCCGAGGACACGGTCCCGCTGGGGCGCGCGATCTCGGCGACGAAGGGGCAGCCCGCGCAGATCGTCGTCTACCGGCGCCCCATCGAGATCCGGTCGAAGTCCCGGGACGAGCGGGCGCTGCTGGTGCACGAGGTCGTGGTGGAGCAGGTCGCCGACCTGCTGGGACTCTCCCCGGAGTCCGTGGACCCCCGGTACGGGCAGGACTGAGCCCCACCCGTACCGACGAGGTCCGGGACCACCGGCCGGCGGTGGCGGTCGGTCGGCACCCCCGGCCGGCCGGCGGCGTCAGTCGTCCAGCACCGTCAGGTCCTGCACCGCGGCCGGGACTTCGACCGTGCCCCGGTCGTCCGGCAACGTCTGCACGGTGAACATCTGCACGCCGTCCTCCGGGAGGGCGAGCGTGCGGGCCGCGTAGACCGGGCCGCCCGACTCCGTCTCCACCGTCAGCGCGTACGAGCCCTTGAGGCCGGACGGGACGGGCGGGGTGAACGCGAGCGTCGTACCGCCCTTGACGGTGTACTCCTTGACGGTCTGTTCGCCGCCCTCGCTGCCCGCCGAGGCGGTGACCTTCACCTGGGCCGTGGCACCGGGCGCGACGAGCGAGAGGGTCGAGCCCTTGGCCCGGTTGTCGGCCACGCTCGCCCGGGCCCCGACCGGCCGGGTGGCCGGGATGTACGCGATCTCCTGCGCGGAGCCCGTACCCCGCACCACGCGCAGCGCGGCGACGATCGGGGTGGCGCGCTCGCCCTCGACCGGGGTGAGCCGCAGCGAGCCCGGCTCCTTCCGGGTGACGTTCTTCAGGTCGACGCTCGCGGTCATCCCCGACTTGACGTGCAGGGTGTCGTTGCCGGCCGGGGCGAAGGTCGCCGACTTCCCGATCAGCTGCACCTTGACGTCGGCGTCGTCCTCGCCGGGCGCGTACGCGATCAGCTGGACCGAGGTCGCGTCGGCGGGGATGCCGGGCAGCACCACGGTGGCGGAGGGGTCCGCGGAGGCGGTGAGCCAGTCGCTGCCGGCGTCCTCGCGGGCCCCCCGGACCACCGCACCGACCCGGCCGCTGCGGGTGGTGACGTGGGCGGTGGCGTCGTCGACGGCCTCGCCGGTCAGCGTGGAGAGCAGCATGGCCACGCTGGAGTGCGCCGGGACGGCGATCCCGTCGCCGACGTCCGCCTTGAGGTCGCCGTCCGGGCCGAACAGCTGGATGTCGACGACGGCCGCGCCGCTGTCCGGGTTGGTCAGGTGGATGTAGTCCTGGGCCTTCGCGGCGGTGCTGACGCCGGGGAACCAGAACTCCGTGTCGGGCGCCGTGCAGCTGACGCCGAGCAGCCCCCGGGTGGATCCCGCGGTGACCGAGGTGGTCTGCTGCGCGCTCCAGCCCGGCGCGAGCGCGCCGGTGGCGGTGCCGACCAGTGCGGGCGCGTCGGCGCCGTCGGCGTCGGCGGTGACGGGCTTTCCGGCCTCCTTGAGCGCGACGACCGTCTTCTCGGCCGTGCTCGCGTCGCCCTTGCCGGTCTTGCTGCTCTTGCCGGACTTCTCGGTGGTGTCGGAGGTGTCGGAGGTGCCGTCGTCCGTGACGGGCCGCGCCTCCTTCAGCTCGGCGGCCGACTCCCCGCCCGTCCCCTTCCCGGCCGGGGTGTAGGAGGTGTACGCGGTGTCGGCGAGCTCGGAGTCGCTGGGCGCCGGGCAGAGCAGGCTGGACCGCTCGACGGGCAGCCTGGACGCCGACGCGGCCTTCGCCGGTGCGGTGTCGCCGGGCGCGTTGAACGCGGCGAAACCGGTCACGGCGGCGAGGGCGACGGTGCCCGCGATGAGGGACAGGGGGGTGGACTTCACTCGGACTCGCCTCGCGATGCGTTACGGGTCTGCCACGGCGCCTGGTCCGGGGCGTTCGGGTCGACCTGCTCGTCGGTGTCGTGGACGCCGTACTGCTGCCCCGCGTAGGGGTCGTACGGGGCCTGGGTCTCGTAACCCTGGTACTGCTGCTGCTGTTGCTGCTGCTGCCCGTAGCCGTACGGGTCGTAGGCGTTCTGCTGGTACGGGTCGACCTGCTGGAACTGGTCGGTCCCGTACTGGTCCGTCGTCGCGTACTGCTCGGGCTGGTACTGCTCCGCCGGGTACTGCTCGGCGGAGTACTGCTCCGCCTGGTACGGGGCGTACTCGGCCTGCTGGTACTGCTGCTGCCCGTCCCACTCGGCGTACTGCTGCTGGGGAATCGCGGCGTACGCGCCGTCGCCCTCGGCCTGCGCCGGGACGTAGGCAGCGTCACCCTCGGTCTGCGCCGGGACGTACACGCCGTCCTCGTCCCCCGTCGGGGCGTACGGCTCCGGCTCGGGCCGGCCGTCGGCGGCCGGGTCCGAGGGAGCGCCCGGCGCGATGTCCGGCGGCAGGTCCGTACCGGCGGCGGCGGCGGCCTCCGCGGCGGCAGCGGCAGCCGCTTCGGCCTCGGCGGCGGCGCGGAGCCTGCGGGCCCGGCGTCCGTCGCCCTCGGCCGCGTCGGCGGCGGCAGCGGCTTCCGGGTCCTCGGGGAGGTCGTCGTCGACCTCGCGGCGGCGGCCCGGCAGAGCCATGACGACGAGGACCACGGCGAGACCGATCTGCGCCCAGATCCACACGGAGTGCGTGATCGGGGTGTCGTACGTGAGGTCGAGCCGCCCGCCGGACGCGGGGAGCTCGAAGCCCTGCGCCCAGCCGTCGACGGTCTTGCGGGTGAGGGGCTTGCCGTCCAGGGTGGCCTGCCAGGCGGGGTCGGCCGCGTCGGCGAGGCGGAGCAGCCTGCCGTCCTCGCCCGCCGGGATCTTGGTGTGGGACTCCACGGTGCCGGAGGGAACCATCACGCCCTCGCCGTCGCCGGAGGCCGGGACGATCATCAGACGGGCGACGTCCTGGTCGACCCGCCACAGCGCGCTGCCGTCGAGCTGGCTGAGGCGGCTGAGGCCGGGGGTCGCGTCGAGGACCCGGCCCATCTCGCGCGGAGCGCCGTCGCGTACGAGGACGTACCGCACGGCGAACCCGCTGAGCTGGTGGCCCTGGTCGGCGCCGGAGCCGGCGACCAGGTTGGCGACGATTCTGTCGAGGTGGCTGTTGCTGCCGGTCGACCCGGTCAGTTCGGCGTCGCCGAGCCGGGCGCCGGACCCGCGGACCAGGGTGTACGAGACCGAGCCGGCCGATTTCCCGCCGAGCACCAGGGTGCGCGGCTGGTCCGTCGTCGTGCTCTCCTCCGCGACGAACGCGGGGACCTGCACCGGGTCGCGGCGCTCCAGCGGTCCGGCGGCGCCGCCGGCCATCCAGGCGAGGGCGGCGAGCACCGGCGCGGCGGCGGAGGCCAGCGCGATCAGCGCGGCCACCGGCTGCCGCCAGCCGAAGTTGAGGGCGGCGACGCGGATGCGCGCGCCGTCCGCGCCCAGCAGGGCGGCGGCGATCAGCGCGGTTCCGTAGACGAGGGTGGCGGGACCGGCCCAGGTGGAGCCGTTGCTGAGGCCCGCGAAGAGCAGGCCGGCGAGCGCGGCGGCCCAGGCGGCGCGGATCGCGGTCTGCCGCTCGCCGCGCAGCAGCGCGGCGAGCGCCGCGAGCACCACACCGATGAAGAGGACGGAGCCGCCGCCCTTGGGGCCGCCGGGGCTCAGCGAGAGCAGGTCGACGGCGGAGGCGGTGCCCTCGCCGAGGTCCAGGCCCGCCTCCCGGAGGAAGCCGGACGGCCGGCTCAGCAGGCTGAGCGACCAGGGGGCGAGGACGAGCAGCGGGGTGCCCGCGGTGGCGAGGAACCGGAGTCCGTACGCGGCGAGGTCCCGGCGGCGCAGGGCGAGCACGCCGAGGCCGAGGACGACGGCGAGCGGCCACACGACCGGGGTGAACGCGGTGGTGAAGGTGAGCAGCAGGGTGAAGGCCCAGGTGGCCCGCCAGCTGCCGCGGACCCGTCCGTCGCCGCGCAGACCGTGCGCCGAGACGGCGGTACGGGCCATCAGCGGGAGCAGCACGGCGAGGACGGCGGTGCCCACGCGTCCGGTGGCCAGCGCTCCGGTCACGGCCGGCAGGAAGGCGTACGCGACGCTCGCCCAGGCCCGCAGCAGGCGGGACTCGATGAGCGGCCGGGACGCGAAGTAGGCGGTGAGACCTGCGAGGGGTACCGAGCAGACGAGCAGCAGGGTCAGCGCGAAGCCGGTGGAGCCGAAGAAGAGGGCCGAGACGGCGGCGAGCACGCCGAGGTAGGGCGGGGCCGCTTCGGTGGAGCCGGTGACGACCGGGTGCCAGCCGTCCGCGAACCGGCTCCAGAGATCGGAGACGGCGTCGGGCGCGGGCAGCAGGGCGCCGCCGGCCAGCGCGCCGCCGCCGAGCAGGCCGCGGCAGGCGAGCAGCGAGACGAACAGCAGGAGGGCGAAGAGGACGGGGCCGGGTTTGCGGCCGATCCGCTTGAGCCGGGCGAACTGCTCGATCTCCAGGAAGTCGGCGTCGTCGCCGCCGGGTCCGGACTCGACGGCTCCGTGGCGCGAGCCGCCGGCGGCGTCGGCGTCGGAACGGGAGCCGAAGTTACCGGCGACCTGTTCGACGGTGGCGCGGACGGTGGCACCGGGCGGCGGAAAGAGGGAGCGGAGTTCGGCCGGGTCGACGGTGCCCTTGCCGCGGGCGCGGCGGGCGGCCATGATCCTGCCCGGCCGGAGCAGGGTGCCGATGAGGCCGGTGACCTCGTCGAGCGCCTGGCCGGGGACTTTGCCGACGAGGTAGGCGAGGGTGCGGAGCAGGGTGCCGACGACGAGGCGGAGCAGCACCCAGGGAAGCTTCTTGACCGGGGTGTTGGCGAGCATCGCGTAGACGGCCCCGGCCCGGTCGACGCGGTGCGGGCCGACGACGGAGCGTCCGGCGCAGTCGATGGGGCGGCGCTCACGGGCGGCCGCCTCGGCGTGCCGCAGCACGGCGTCGGGGGCGACCAGCACCCGGTGGCCGGCCTGGTGGGCGCGCCAGCAGAGGTCGACGTCGTCGCGCATCAGGGGGAGTCTGCGGTCGAAGCCGCCGAGCTCCTCCCAGACGTCGCGGCGCACCAGCATGCCGGCGGAGGAGACGGAGAGGACGGTACGGACCTGGTCGTGCTGGCCCTGGTCCTGTTCGCGCCGGTCGAGTCCGGTCCAGCGGCGGCCGCTGTTGGCGATGGTGACGCCGACTTCGAGGAGCTGACGGCGGTCGTACCAGCCGCGCAGCTTGGGTCCGACGATCGCGGCGTGCGGGTCGGTGTCGACGACACGCAGCAGCTCGGCGAGGGCGTCGGGCTCGGGGGCGCAGTCGTCGTGGAGCAGCCAGAGCCACTGGACGGGTTCGCCGTAGGGGAGTTCCGGCAGGTCGTAGGCGTCGTCGCGCCAGGTCCTGGTGACGGGGTCCCAGCCGCTGGGGCGCTTGAGGTAGGGCAGGTCGTCGACGGTCAGCTCGCCCGCGGTGCGGACCGCTTCGTCGACGGCGGTGCCGAAGCCGGTCCGGCGCGCGAGGTGGAGCACGCGGTCACCGCCCAGCGCCTCGGTGACCAGCCTCGCGGAGTCGTCGGCGCTGCCGGTGTCGGCGGCGACGGCGTTCTGTACGGGGCGCTCCTGCCCGAGCAGCCCCGCGAGCGCGTCGGGCAGCCAGCGCGCGCCGTCGTGGGAGACGAGCACGGCGGTGACGACGTGCCGGGGAAACTCTGGGGCGACGGACGCGTTCGGCGCCGCCGGGTGACTCTGCACGGACATCGAGGTACGGGCCCTCCGGCCGGGTTCCGGGGGCGTTCCCCCCGGTGAGGCTGCATCGGTGTACACGCGCGCCCCGGCGGGGCGTTGGCGTGTCTCGGACGGGGCCCCACACTAACGGTACGGATCGGGGGCGATGGCGCCGAGCGGGTGAACCCCGGCCGCACTCCGCAGGGTATGGAGGCCGCGCGAGGGTACGGGAAGCGGGTCCCGCAGGGGGCGCGGACGGGGGTGCGGGCGGGGGCTCGGTCATGCCGATGGCCCGTCGTCCGGACCCTGGGGGGGGAAGGGTCCGGACGACGGGCCATCGGGTGGTCGCGCGCGGGCGGGGCGCTCGGGCATCGGGGCGGGGGCCGTATCCGTGCAGGGGCGACGGCGGCCCTGGGGCTCGACCGGTACCCCTGGGGCTCGACCGGTACCGGGATGCCGCGGTGCCATGGCGGATGCGGCGGGCCGTACCGGATGCGGCGGGGCGATGCGGTGGAGGTGTCGTGAAGGTGCGGGGCCCGTACGGCGGGACCGCCGGGTCGACCGGGCGTCAGGCCCGCCCGGCGCGGAGGGCTCGGGCCCTCGGAGCCGTACCGGTCAGATCGCGGCCTTCTTCAGGCGCCGCCGCTCCCGCTCGGAGAGGCCGCCCCAGATGCCGAACCGCTCGTCGTTCGACAGGGCGTACTCCAGGCATTCGGATCGGACTTCGCAGGCGAGGCAGACCTTCTTGGCCTCCCGGGTCGATCCGCCCTTCTCGGGGAAGAAGGACTCGGGATCGGTCTGGGCGCACAGTGCGCGCTCCTGCCAGCCGAGTTCCTCGTCCGCGTCCTCGACCAGCAGTTGCTGGAACAGCTCGGTCATGTGCGCCCCTCGTCTGTCTCTTACGTCCCCGTGACGTGACCGTCACTCTCCGTGCGGCCGAACAACACGAGTGAAATTACAAGTGTGTAGCTCTGAGCCGGTCAAGCGGGCTTCTGCTATTGGCCCCGGTATTCACTCTGCGGAACCAAACATACGCGGAAAGTTACCAAATCACCAAAAACGTGACATATGCCTAGGGCTCAGCCCCTCCCCCCTCTCCAACGAGTGAGACGAACGGAGTTTCCGCGCCGGTTCGATTCGATCACCGAAGCGACCAAGATCACAGACGAGTCACAGACCGTCAGCGAGGTTTGAACGCCCGGACGATGCGCCACCTGTCCTGCCCCGTCGGTGCACAAACCTTTCTTCAGTCCGGGCGACCGGAAGGGGT from the Streptomyces sp. NBC_01335 genome contains:
- a CDS encoding metallopeptidase family protein, with the protein product MDSSVPSPSPDPRPRRRDRHGRGMRGPVAPPQVPLSMSRAERFSDLVQDSVERLERRWPQLAEVDFVVEEVPLTAEDTVPLGRAISATKGQPAQIVVYRRPIEIRSKSRDERALLVHEVVVEQVADLLGLSPESVDPRYGQD
- a CDS encoding DUF5719 family protein, translated to MKSTPLSLIAGTVALAAVTGFAAFNAPGDTAPAKAASASRLPVERSSLLCPAPSDSELADTAYTSYTPAGKGTGGESAAELKEARPVTDDGTSDTSDTTEKSGKSSKTGKGDASTAEKTVVALKEAGKPVTADADGADAPALVGTATGALAPGWSAQQTTSVTAGSTRGLLGVSCTAPDTEFWFPGVSTAAKAQDYIHLTNPDSGAAVVDIQLFGPDGDLKADVGDGIAVPAHSSVAMLLSTLTGEAVDDATAHVTTRSGRVGAVVRGAREDAGSDWLTASADPSATVVLPGIPADATSVQLIAYAPGEDDADVKVQLIGKSATFAPAGNDTLHVKSGMTASVDLKNVTRKEPGSLRLTPVEGERATPIVAALRVVRGTGSAQEIAYIPATRPVGARASVADNRAKGSTLSLVAPGATAQVKVTASAGSEGGEQTVKEYTVKGGTTLAFTPPVPSGLKGSYALTVETESGGPVYAARTLALPEDGVQMFTVQTLPDDRGTVEVPAAVQDLTVLDD
- a CDS encoding glycosyltransferase, translated to MSVQSHPAAPNASVAPEFPRHVVTAVLVSHDGARWLPDALAGLLGQERPVQNAVAADTGSADDSARLVTEALGGDRVLHLARRTGFGTAVDEAVRTAGELTVDDLPYLKRPSGWDPVTRTWRDDAYDLPELPYGEPVQWLWLLHDDCAPEPDALAELLRVVDTDPHAAIVGPKLRGWYDRRQLLEVGVTIANSGRRWTGLDRREQDQGQHDQVRTVLSVSSAGMLVRRDVWEELGGFDRRLPLMRDDVDLCWRAHQAGHRVLVAPDAVLRHAEAAARERRPIDCAGRSVVGPHRVDRAGAVYAMLANTPVKKLPWVLLRLVVGTLLRTLAYLVGKVPGQALDEVTGLIGTLLRPGRIMAARRARGKGTVDPAELRSLFPPPGATVRATVEQVAGNFGSRSDADAAGGSRHGAVESGPGGDDADFLEIEQFARLKRIGRKPGPVLFALLLFVSLLACRGLLGGGALAGGALLPAPDAVSDLWSRFADGWHPVVTGSTEAAPPYLGVLAAVSALFFGSTGFALTLLLVCSVPLAGLTAYFASRPLIESRLLRAWASVAYAFLPAVTGALATGRVGTAVLAVLLPLMARTAVSAHGLRGDGRVRGSWRATWAFTLLLTFTTAFTPVVWPLAVVLGLGVLALRRRDLAAYGLRFLATAGTPLLVLAPWSLSLLSRPSGFLREAGLDLGEGTASAVDLLSLSPGGPKGGGSVLFIGVVLAALAALLRGERQTAIRAAWAAALAGLLFAGLSNGSTWAGPATLVYGTALIAAALLGADGARIRVAALNFGWRQPVAALIALASAAAPVLAALAWMAGGAAGPLERRDPVQVPAFVAEESTTTDQPRTLVLGGKSAGSVSYTLVRGSGARLGDAELTGSTGSNSHLDRIVANLVAGSGADQGHQLSGFAVRYVLVRDGAPREMGRVLDATPGLSRLSQLDGSALWRVDQDVARLMIVPASGDGEGVMVPSGTVESHTKIPAGEDGRLLRLADAADPAWQATLDGKPLTRKTVDGWAQGFELPASGGRLDLTYDTPITHSVWIWAQIGLAVVLVVMALPGRRREVDDDLPEDPEAAAAADAAEGDGRRARRLRAAAEAEAAAAAAAEAAAAAGTDLPPDIAPGAPSDPAADGRPEPEPYAPTGDEDGVYVPAQTEGDAAYVPAQAEGDGAYAAIPQQQYAEWDGQQQYQQAEYAPYQAEQYSAEQYPAEQYQPEQYATTDQYGTDQFQQVDPYQQNAYDPYGYGQQQQQQQQYQGYETQAPYDPYAGQQYGVHDTDEQVDPNAPDQAPWQTRNASRGESE
- a CDS encoding WhiB family transcriptional regulator; the encoded protein is MTELFQQLLVEDADEELGWQERALCAQTDPESFFPEKGGSTREAKKVCLACEVRSECLEYALSNDERFGIWGGLSERERRRLKKAAI